In Xiphophorus hellerii strain 12219 chromosome 13, Xiphophorus_hellerii-4.1, whole genome shotgun sequence, the following proteins share a genomic window:
- the cfap300 gene encoding cilia- and flagella-associated protein 300 isoform X2, whose product MEGDESGFEQTFSFGPLPAKSFSFQEDKNTLTLLMKWSMLGRLSAQTYSFDSNFHPYSCETFALCFFKDPQVIASLRNVEAGVCMPLERPVVSVSTELVPCTKISMELFDPIYSCGILRPSGHVVKCFHDVYPDCDELRQMLQEEDSQHYYVVGRMEREEFLFRLFKHLCLGGELCQYEDTIDPYISTTKKIYKDLISVQKDAKTKKIDVVSTVLKDESGQCFPGTREEEQTFAYLIVDPVKRNVTLLYHIYGVGKMSL is encoded by the exons ATGGAAGGAGACGAAAGCGGGTTTGAGCAGACTTTCTCTTTCGGTCCTCTTCCTGCCAAGAGCTTCTCCTTCCAGGAAGATAAGAACACCTTGACGCTGTTGATGAAATG GTCCATGCTGGGGAGGCTTTCAGCTCAGACTTACAGCTTTGACAGTAACTTCCATCCTTACAGCTGTGAAACGTTTGCTTTG tgtttcttcaAAGACCCTCAGGTGATTGCCAGTCTAAGAAATGTGGAGGCTGGAGTCTGCATGCCTCTTG AGAGGCCAGTAGTGTCTGTCAGCACAGAGCTTGTGCCCTGTACTAAGATCTCCATGGAGTTGTTTGATCCAATCTACTCTTGCGGCATCCTGAGGCCCTCTGGTCATGTAGTTAAATGCTTTCATGATGTCTACCCTGACTGCGATGAACTTCGACAG ATGTTACAGGAAGAGGATTCCCAGCACTACTATGTTGTTGGGAGGATGGAGCGGGAGGAGTTTTTGTTTCGCCTTTTCAAGCACCTGTGTCTTGGCGGAGAGCTCTGTCAGTATGAAGACACCATCGACCCCTACATCAGCACcacaaagaaaatatacaaagaCCTGATAAG TGTGCAAAAGGAcgcaaaaacaaagaagattGATGTGGTGTCCACCGTACTCAAA gATGAGTCTGGCCAATGTTTTCCTGGAACACGGGAGGAGGAGCAGACGTTTGCCTATTTAATTGTGGATCCTGTCAAACGAAATGTGACTTTGCTCTACCACATCTATGGAGTGGGAAAAATGTCGCTGTAA
- the cfap300 gene encoding cilia- and flagella-associated protein 300 isoform X1, translating into MEGDESGFEQTFSFGPLPAKSFSFQEDKNTLTLLMKWSMLGRLSAQTYSFDSNFHPYSCETFALCFFKDPQVIASLRNVEAGVCMPLERPVVSVSTELVPCTKISMELFDPIYSCGILRPSGHVVKCFHDVYPDCDELRQMLQEEDSQHYYVVGRMEREEFLFRLFKHLCLGGELCQYEDTIDPYISTTKKIYKDLISVQKDAKTKKIDVVSTVLKVCAYDESGQCFPGTREEEQTFAYLIVDPVKRNVTLLYHIYGVGKMSL; encoded by the exons ATGGAAGGAGACGAAAGCGGGTTTGAGCAGACTTTCTCTTTCGGTCCTCTTCCTGCCAAGAGCTTCTCCTTCCAGGAAGATAAGAACACCTTGACGCTGTTGATGAAATG GTCCATGCTGGGGAGGCTTTCAGCTCAGACTTACAGCTTTGACAGTAACTTCCATCCTTACAGCTGTGAAACGTTTGCTTTG tgtttcttcaAAGACCCTCAGGTGATTGCCAGTCTAAGAAATGTGGAGGCTGGAGTCTGCATGCCTCTTG AGAGGCCAGTAGTGTCTGTCAGCACAGAGCTTGTGCCCTGTACTAAGATCTCCATGGAGTTGTTTGATCCAATCTACTCTTGCGGCATCCTGAGGCCCTCTGGTCATGTAGTTAAATGCTTTCATGATGTCTACCCTGACTGCGATGAACTTCGACAG ATGTTACAGGAAGAGGATTCCCAGCACTACTATGTTGTTGGGAGGATGGAGCGGGAGGAGTTTTTGTTTCGCCTTTTCAAGCACCTGTGTCTTGGCGGAGAGCTCTGTCAGTATGAAGACACCATCGACCCCTACATCAGCACcacaaagaaaatatacaaagaCCTGATAAG TGTGCAAAAGGAcgcaaaaacaaagaagattGATGTGGTGTCCACCGTACTCAAAGTATGTGCCTAT gATGAGTCTGGCCAATGTTTTCCTGGAACACGGGAGGAGGAGCAGACGTTTGCCTATTTAATTGTGGATCCTGTCAAACGAAATGTGACTTTGCTCTACCACATCTATGGAGTGGGAAAAATGTCGCTGTAA